The Doryrhamphus excisus isolate RoL2022-K1 chromosome 1, RoL_Dexc_1.0, whole genome shotgun sequence genome includes a window with the following:
- the ucn3l gene encoding urocortin 3, like encodes MRTARLCFCLLLLHAQRSSPALAGFDEDAERGTASVDIIDRSGVLNSLLRSEHRTVLRQGRAQVPKRAQQGSRFALSLDVPTSILSVLIDLAKNQDLRTKAAANAELMARIGRRK; translated from the coding sequence ATGAGAACGGCGAGGCTTTGTTTCTGCCTGCTTCTGCTGCACGCTCAGAGAAGCAGCCCCGCTCTCGCCGGGTTTGACGAGGACGCGGAAAGAGGCACGGCGTCCGTCGACATCATCGACCGCAGCGGAGTGTTGAACTCATTGCTCCGTTCGGAGCATCGCACGGTTCTCCGGCAAGGGCGCGCCCAGGTGCCAAAGAGAGCCCAGCAGGGTTCCCGTTTCGCCTTGTCCCTTGACGTCCCCACCAGCATCCTCAGCGTCCTCATAGATCTGGCCAAGAACCAGGACTTGAGGACCAAAGCGGCAGCCAATGCAGAACTGATGGCACGGATTGGCAGGAGGAAATAA
- the LOC131126402 gene encoding cytochrome b-c1 complex subunit 1, mitochondrial, producing the protein MAASVCRVGSTVGRVLAKARSPVLLSLRRGQASVSYAQSLVGAPETRLTALDNGLRVASEETGHATCTVGLWISAGSRYESERNNGAGFFLEHMAFKGTKKHPQAALEQEVESMGAHLSAYTSREHTAYYMKTLAKDLPKAVELLSEVVQSCSLTEAELEQQRGVVLRELEEVEGNLQEVCLDLLHATAFQGTPLGQSVLGPSNNARTLTRQDLVDYINSHYKAPRMVLSAAGGVNHEELVGLAKTHFSGVSFEYEGDAVPVLSPCRFTGSEIRMRDDALPLAHIAIAVEGASAASPDIVPLMVANAIIGSYDLTYGGGKHLSSRLARLAVEENLCHSFQAFHSSYSDTGLLGIYFVTDRHHIDDMMHWSQNAWMNLCTTATESDVARGKNALKASLVGQLNGTTPICDDIGRHILNYGRRIPLAEWDARIDAVTPRMVRDVCSKYIYDKCPAVAAVGPVEQLPDYNRMRSAMYWLRF; encoded by the exons ATGGCGGCGTCTGTGTGCCGAGTTGGGAGCACCGTGGGTCGTGTACTAGCCAAAGCCCGTAGT CCCGTCCTGCTGTCTCTGAGGCGTGGACAAGCCTCTGTCAGCTATGCCCAAAGCCTGGTTGGAGCCCCTGAAACCCGTCTCACTGCCCTGGATAATGGCCTGAGGGTCGCGTCTGAAGAGACGGGACATGCAACATGCACT GTCGGACTATGGATCAGTGCTGGCAGTCGCTACGAGAGCGAAAGAAACAACGGTGCAGGCTTTTTCCTGGAGCACATGGCGTTTAAG GGAACCAAGAAGCATCCTCAGGCTGCCTTGGAGCAGGAGGTGGAGTCGATGGGTGCTCACTTGAGTGCCTACACCTCCCGGGAGCACACTGCATACTACATGAAGACTCTGGCGAAAGACCTGCCTAAAG CTGTGGAGCTGCTGTCAGAGGTGGTGCAGAGCTGCTCGCTCACTGAGGCGGAGCTTGAGCAGCAGCGGGGCGTCGTGCTACGTGAACTGGAGGAAGTAGAAGGCAACTTGCAGGAAGTTTGTCTGGACCTGCTGCATGCCACAGCCTTTCAGGGTACCCCTCTGGGTCAGAGTGTACTGGGACCATCCAACAATGCCAG AACTCTCACTCGCCAGGACTTGGTGGATTACATCAACAGTCACTACAAGGCCCCACGTATGGTTCTGTCAGCTGCTGGAG GTGTTAACCACGAGGAGCTGGTTGGTTTGGCCAAAACTCACTTCAGTGGCGTGTCCTTTGAGTACGAGGGAGATGCTGTTCCTGTGTTGTCACCCTGCAGGTTTACAGGAAGTGAG aTCCGCATGCGTGATGATGCTCTACCTCTGGCTCACATCGCCATCGCTGTGGAGGGGGCCAGTGCTGCCAGCCCCGATATTGTGCCTCTCATGGTGGCTAACGCAATCATTGGAAGCTACGACCTCACCTACGGTGGTGGAAAG CACCTGAGCAGCCGTCTGGCCCGCCTGGCAGTGGAAGAAAACCTGTGCCACAGCTTCCAGGCCTTCCACTCGTCCTACAGCGACACCGGCCTGCTGGGAATCTACTTTGTGACGGACAGGCACCACATTGATGATATGATGCACTGGTCCCAGAACGCTTG GATGAACCTGTGCACCACAGCCACCGAGAGTGATGTAGCAAGAGGCAAGAATGCTCTGAAGGCCAGCCTGGTAGGACAGCTCAACG GAACAACACCGATTTGCGATGACATCGGCAGGCACATTCTCAACTACGGCCGCCGTATTCCTCTGGCTGAGTGGGACGCAAGGATTGAT GCCGTGACCCCCAGGATGGTACGTGACGTGTGCTCCAAGTACATCTACGACAAGTGTCCTGCTGTGGCTGCTGTCG GGCCCGTCGAGCAGCTTCCCGACTACAACAGAATGCGCAGTGCCATGTACTGGCTCAGGTTTTAA
- the LOC131126390 gene encoding tubulin monoglycylase TTLL3-like: MVQQCNQAEIKALETTSPPCRHSVHLPVINPDRLKTAKAIVHQAVKLHKVFSVQGPYPVIRAALRARGWVEKRTCHSHQHTSAHPVKETSCNNAGGIESEDDGDQEQDPDGRYGLMSRLVRNEIVYFYWTNRRDAINTSILQKDQIINHFAKAGSFTTKVGLCVNLRSLHWFDSADPDTFFPRCYRLGARDEKHAFIEDYKRTACTSLLKYIVERVPNVHKESKNDPIRETSETVILPKMINTALKVCQAFLESLEHADIDTSLDSSQSLTKEEWEEFIDRYYLVVHGSARIDISDQLFGRCKAMLQRLAEVSPQLDTDGIHNIWIIKPGAMSRGRGIKCAKRLDEILNMVSSDPALIKESKWVVQKYLESPFLVEGTKFDVRQWFLVTDWNPLTVWFYRKCYLRFSTQPYSVDTMDNSVHLCNNSIQKHLRPSHHRHPSIPEDNMWSDDQFKTFLSTRGRQAQWENVVVPGMEKAIVHALQTTQDLVDSRKNTFELYGADFMLGCDLHPWLIEINASPTMAPSTPITARLCAAVQEDTLRVVLDRRADRSANTGDFELIYHQAAVVVPQYVGVNLLIEGFRPKCSRLLPPLRPLDRSTPKYRVKVKKEMSTEKPKPLPKVVKSADTPVKNIHRLPPPPPSQPPVPIPIETFTLQLPKTGHRSVHVPLNACSHSVFLWRRGLELRPLL, encoded by the exons ATGGTCCAACAATGCAATCAAGCTGAAATCAAAGCCCTGGAAACTA CTTCACCCCCATGCCGACACAGTGTCCACCTACCTGTTATCAACCCAGATAGACTAAAGACAGCCAAGGCCATTGTGCACCAAGCTGTCAAG TTACATAAGGTGTTCTCGGTCCAGGGCCCGTACCCTGTCATTCGGGCTGCACTGAGGGCCAGAGGCTGGGTGGAAAAGCGGACTTGTCACTCTCATCAGCACACCTCTGCACATCCTGTTAAAGAGACCAGCTGTAATAACGCTGGTGGCATTGAGAGTGAAGATGATG GTGACCAAGAGCAGGATCCAGACGGACGTTATGGTCTGATG TCTCGCCTGGTGCGCAATGAAATAGTTTATTTCTACTGGACAAACAGGAGAGATGCCATCAACACCAGCATCCTGCAGAAAGATCAGATCATCAATCATTTTGCCAAAGCAGGCAGTTTCACCACTAAG GTAGGATTGTGCGTCAACCTGAGGAGCCTTCACTGGTTTGACTCGGCCGACCCGGACACATTTTTTCCTCGCTGTTACCGACTCGGAGCACGGGACGAGAAGCACGCTTTCATTG AGGACTACAAGAGGACAGCCTGCACCAGTCTTTTGAAGTACATAGTGGAAAGAGTGCCGAATGTACACAAAGAGAGCAAAAATGATCCCATTCGAG aAACATCGGAAACTGTGATTCTTCCCAAAATGATCAACACAGCCCTCAAAGTGTGCCAGGCTTTTCTCGAGAGTTTAGAGCACGCTGACATTGACACCAGCTTGGACTCGTCTCAATCCCTTACAAAGGAGGAGTGGGAGGAGTTTATTGACAGATACTATTTGGTTGTTCA TGGAAGTGCCCGGATTGATATCAGTGATCAGTTATTTGGCCGCTGCAAGGCAATGCTGCAGAGGCTGGCTGAGGTCAGTCCACAACTGGACACGGATGGCATACACAACATCTGGATCATCAAACCTGGAGCCATGTCCAGAGGCAGAG GTATCAAATGCGCCAAACGTTTGGATGAGATCCTCAATATGGTGTCCAGTGATCCAGCTCTAATCAAGGAAAGCAAATGGGTGGTTCAGAAATACTTGGAGTCTCCATTCCTGGTGGAAGGCACCAAGTTTGATGTGCGCCAGTGGTTTCTCGTCACAGACTGGAACCCTCTCACTGTGTGGTTTTATAGAAAGTGCTACTTGCGCTTTTCTACGCAGCCTTACTCAGTGGACACAATGGACAA CTCAGTTCACCTGTGCAATAATTCCATCCAGAAGCATCTGAGACCTTCTCATCACCGCCATCCCAGCATCCCGGAAGACAACATGTGGTCAGACGACCAGTTTAAGACCTTTCTGTCCACTCGGGGCCGCCAGGCTCAGTGGGAGAATGTAGTGGTCCCCGGGATGGAGAAGGCTATTGTCCATGCATTGCAAACGACACAAGATCTTGTCGATTCCCGCAAGAACACGTTTGAGCTCTATGGCGCTGACTTCATGTTAG GCTGTGACTTACATCCATGGCTGATTGAAATCAATGCCAGTCCGACCATGGCTCCCTCGACACCCATCACAGCCCGTCTTTGTGCAGCTGTGCAGGAGGACACGCTACGTGTGGTCCTGGATCGGAGAGCAGACAGATCAGCAAACACGGGAGACTTTGAGCTCATTTATCACCAG GCAGCAGTAGTCGTACCACAGTATGTAGGGGTCAACCTACTCATCGAGGGCTTCAGGCCGAAGTGCTCCCGTCTGCTTCCTCCTTTGAGGCCTCTCGACCGTTCAACCCCAAAGTATCGTGTCAAGGTCAAGAAGGAGATGTCCACAGAAAAACCAAAGCCTTTACCCAAGGTGGTCAAGAGTGCTGATACACCAGTAAAAAACATCcatcgtcttcctcctcctcctccttcccagCCACCAGTGCCTATCCCTATTGAAACATTCACTCTCCAGCTACCCAAGACTGGACACAGGTCTGTCCATGTACCCCTTAATGCTTGCTCACATTCAGTCTTTCTGTGGAGAAGGGGCTTGGAATTAAGACCTCTTCTGTGA
- the hmces gene encoding abasic site processing protein HMCES isoform X1, with protein sequence MCGRTACTLAPDEVSRACLYRNRRGQRRQPGWRDGDADKYRPSYNKSPQSMSPVLLSHRHFDKNAPADERVLAAMRWGLVPSWFKENDPSKMQYSTSNCRSENILQKKSYKEPLLKGQRCVILADGFYEWKRQEKDKQPFFIYFPQTQRSCQDEKDDNDLKVCEENESETDLTEEKDVAGEWTGWRLLTMAGLFDCWTPPAGGEPRYTYSVITVNASPNLQSIHDRMPAILAGDEEVRQWLDFGEVKSLDAVKLLHSQNILTYHPVSSLVNNSRNNSPECLQPVDLNQKKEPKATASSKMMMSWLASGSSKRKESDSCESQHEVETEEPQSTSTGALEQWLQGGNKKPKIQ encoded by the exons ATGTGTGGAAGGACTGCGTGCACACTGGCCCCTGACGAGGTGAGCCGAGCCTGCCTGTATAGAAACCGGCGTGGACAGCGTAGACAACCCGGTTGGAGGGACGGAGATGCGGATAAATACCGACCTTCGTACAACAAGAGTCCCCAGTCCATGAGCCCCGTTCTGCTGTCCCACAGACATTTTGACAAG AATGCTCCTGCTGATGAGCGTGTACTAGCAGCCATGCGTTGGGGCCTGGTACCTTCCTGGTTTAAAGAGAACGACCCGAGCAAGATGCAGTACAGCACCAGCAACTGCCGCAGTGAGAACATTCTGCAGAAGAAGTCTTACAAG GAGCCCCTGTTGAAAGGACAGCGCTGCGTCATCCTCGCTGATGGCTTCTATGAATGGAAAAGGCAGGAGAAAGACAAGCAGCCTTTCTTCATCTACTTCCCTCAGACTCAGAGGTCCTGTCAGGATGAAAAAGATGACAACGATCTCAAAGTATGTGAAGAAAATGAGTCCGAGACAGACCTGACAGAG GAAAAAGACGTGGCGGGTGAGTGGACGGGTTGGAGGCTGCTTACCATGGCTGGACTTTTTGACTGCTGGACACCTCCAGCTGGTGGTGAGCCTCGCTACACGTACAGCGTGATCACTGTGAACGCTTCCCCAAATCTGCAGAGCATCCATGACAG GATGCCAGCCATCTTGGCCGGAGACGAGGAAGTGAGACAATGGCTTGATTTCGGGGAGGTGAAATCTCTCGATGCAGTGAAACTGCTCCATTCACAAAACATATTGACCTATCATCCTGTTTCATCGCTTGTCAATAACTCACGCAACAACTCACCCGAGTGCCTCCAACCTGTGGACCTCAACCAGAAAAAG GAGCCAAAAGCGACAGCAAGCAGCAAGATGATGATGAGCTGGCTGGCCAGTGGCTCTTCAAAGAGGAAGGAGTCGGATTCTTGTGAGAGTCAACATGAGGTAGAAACAGAGGAGCCTCAGAGCACATCCACAGGAGCACTTGAGCAGTGGCTGCAGGGGGGTAACAAGAAACCAAAAATCCAGTGA
- the hmces gene encoding abasic site processing protein HMCES isoform X2 encodes MCGRTACTLAPDEVSRACLYRNRRGQRRQPGWRDGDADKYRPSYNKSPQSMSPVLLSHRHFDKNAPADERVLAAMRWGLVPSWFKENDPSKMQYSTSNCRSENILQKKSYKEPLLKGQRCVILADGFYEWKRQEKDKQPFFIYFPQTQRSCQDEKDDNDLKEKDVAGEWTGWRLLTMAGLFDCWTPPAGGEPRYTYSVITVNASPNLQSIHDRMPAILAGDEEVRQWLDFGEVKSLDAVKLLHSQNILTYHPVSSLVNNSRNNSPECLQPVDLNQKKEPKATASSKMMMSWLASGSSKRKESDSCESQHEVETEEPQSTSTGALEQWLQGGNKKPKIQ; translated from the exons ATGTGTGGAAGGACTGCGTGCACACTGGCCCCTGACGAGGTGAGCCGAGCCTGCCTGTATAGAAACCGGCGTGGACAGCGTAGACAACCCGGTTGGAGGGACGGAGATGCGGATAAATACCGACCTTCGTACAACAAGAGTCCCCAGTCCATGAGCCCCGTTCTGCTGTCCCACAGACATTTTGACAAG AATGCTCCTGCTGATGAGCGTGTACTAGCAGCCATGCGTTGGGGCCTGGTACCTTCCTGGTTTAAAGAGAACGACCCGAGCAAGATGCAGTACAGCACCAGCAACTGCCGCAGTGAGAACATTCTGCAGAAGAAGTCTTACAAG GAGCCCCTGTTGAAAGGACAGCGCTGCGTCATCCTCGCTGATGGCTTCTATGAATGGAAAAGGCAGGAGAAAGACAAGCAGCCTTTCTTCATCTACTTCCCTCAGACTCAGAGGTCCTGTCAGGATGAAAAAGATGACAACGATCTCAAA GAAAAAGACGTGGCGGGTGAGTGGACGGGTTGGAGGCTGCTTACCATGGCTGGACTTTTTGACTGCTGGACACCTCCAGCTGGTGGTGAGCCTCGCTACACGTACAGCGTGATCACTGTGAACGCTTCCCCAAATCTGCAGAGCATCCATGACAG GATGCCAGCCATCTTGGCCGGAGACGAGGAAGTGAGACAATGGCTTGATTTCGGGGAGGTGAAATCTCTCGATGCAGTGAAACTGCTCCATTCACAAAACATATTGACCTATCATCCTGTTTCATCGCTTGTCAATAACTCACGCAACAACTCACCCGAGTGCCTCCAACCTGTGGACCTCAACCAGAAAAAG GAGCCAAAAGCGACAGCAAGCAGCAAGATGATGATGAGCTGGCTGGCCAGTGGCTCTTCAAAGAGGAAGGAGTCGGATTCTTGTGAGAGTCAACATGAGGTAGAAACAGAGGAGCCTCAGAGCACATCCACAGGAGCACTTGAGCAGTGGCTGCAGGGGGGTAACAAGAAACCAAAAATCCAGTGA
- the LOC131126417 gene encoding ras-related protein rab7-like translates to MTSRKKVLLKVIILGDSGVGKTSLMNQYVNKKFSNQYKATIGADFLTKEVMVDDRLVTMQIWDTAGQERFQSLGVAFYRGADCCVLVFDVTAPNTFKTLDSWRDEFLIQASPRDPENFPFVVLGNKIDLENRQVTTKRAQAWCQSKNNIPYFETSAKEAINVEQAFQTIARNALKQETEVEMYEFPEPIKLDRNERAKPSAETCSC, encoded by the exons ATGACGTCAAGGAAGAAAGTACTACTCAAAGTAATCATCCTCGGAGACTCGGG AGTGGGGAAGACCTCATTGATGAACCAGTATGTGAATAAGAAATTCAGTAACCAGTACAAAGCCACGATAGGTGCGGATTTCTTGACGAAAGAAGTCATGGTGGACGATAGACTCGTCACGATGCAG ATTTGGGACACAGCAGGTCAAGAGAGGTTCCAGTCCTTAGGGGTGGCATTCTACCGTGGAGCAGACTGTTGTGTTCTAGTCTTCGACGTGACCGCCCCCAATACCTTCAAGACTCTAGACAGCTGGAGGGACGAGTTCTTGATCCAGGCCAGCCCTCGAGACCCAGAGAACTTCCCCTTCGTGGTGCTTGGCAACAAGATCGACTTGGAGAACAGACAG GTAACAACAAAGAGGGCACAGGCGTGGTGTCAGAGCAAGAACAACATCCCTTATTTTGAAACCAGCGCCAAGGAGGCCATCAACGTGGAGCAGGCCTTCCAAACCATCGCGCGAAATGCTCTCAAGCAG GAGACCGAAGTGGAGATGTACGAGTTTCCGGAGCCGATAAAGCTGGACAGGAATGAGCGAGCCAAGCCTTCAGCAGAGACCTGCAGCTGCTGA